From Brassica oleracea var. oleracea cultivar TO1000 chromosome C3, BOL, whole genome shotgun sequence, a single genomic window includes:
- the LOC106328134 gene encoding dof zinc finger protein DOF2.5-like: MDATKWTQGFQDMMNVKPMEQIMIPNNNTHQSNTTSDARPNTILTSNGVSAAGATVSGVSNNNNTAVVVERKARPQEKVNCPRCNSTNTKFCYYNNYSLTQPRYFCKGCRRYWTEGGSLRNVPVGGSSKKNKRSSSSSNILQATPSSVGLTTTLPDLNPPILFSNQIPNKSKGPSHDLNLLSFPVMQDQNHHHHGHMSQFLQMPKMEGNGNITHQRPSSLYGSSSSPVSALELLRTGANVSSRSGINSFMPSGPMLDSSNNVLYTSSGFPTMVDYKPSNLSFSTDHHQEMGHNHTSRSDDHNDHHQGRILFPFGDQMKELTSSITQEVDHDDNQQQKTHGDNNNNNSSSSPNTGYWSGMFNTTGGGSSW, from the exons ATGGACGCTACGAAGTGGACACAG GGCTTTCAAGATATGATGAACGTTAAACCAATGGAGCAAATCATGATTCCTAATAACAACACACATCAATCAAACACCACGTCCGATGCAAGGCCAAATACCATTCTTACATCTAACGGCGTCTCAGCCGCAGGAGCCACCGTCTCCGGCGTAAGTAACAACAATAATACGGCGGTTGTAGTAGAGAGGAAAGCAAGACCACAAGAGAAAGTAAATTGTCCAAGATGTAACTCAACCAACACAAAGTTTTGTTACTACAACAACTATAGTCTAACACAACCAAGATACTTCTGCAAAGGTTGTCGAAGGTATTGGACCGAAGGTGGCTCTCTTAGGAATGTTCCCGTTGGCGGAAGCTCAAAAAAGAACAAGAGATCATCTTCATCATCAAACATCCTTCAGGCAACACCATCATCAGTTGGTTTGACTACAACACTTCCAGATCTAAACCCACCAATTCTCTTCTCAAACCAAATCCCTAATAAATCAAAAGGGCCATCGCATGATCTCAACTTGTTGTCTTTTCCGGTCATGCAAGATCAAAATCATCACCATCATGGTCACATGTCTCAGTTTCTTCAGATGCCCAAGATGGAAGGAAATGGCAACATAACTCACCAGCGGCCTTCGTCCCTCTATGGTTCTTCCTCGTCTCCTGTTTCAGCTCTTGAGCTTTTAAGAACAGGAGCTAATGTTTCTTCAAGATCAGGGATCAACTCATTTATGCCTTCTGGTCCAATGTTGGATTCATCAAACAATGTGCTGTATACTTCTTCAGGGTTTCCAACAATGGTTGATTACAAGCCAAGTAACCTCTCTTTCTCTACTGATCATCATCAAGAGATGGGACACAACCACACCAGTAGGTCTGATGATCATAATGATCATCATCAAGGTAGGATTTTGTTTCCATTTGGGGATCAAATGAAGGAGCTTACATCAAGCATAACACAAGAAGTTGATCACGATGATAATCAACAACAAAAGACTCATGGTGATAATAATAATAATAATAGTTCTTCAAGCCCTAATACTGGATACTGGAGTGGGATGTTCAATACTACAGGAGGAGGATCTTCATGGTGA
- the LOC106332174 gene encoding calcium-binding protein KIC-like, whose translation MEPQSKKSCIRETTAKMETKYEDMLPIMAEKMDVEEFVSELCKGFSLLADPERHVITAESLRRNSGVLGIEGMSKDDAEGMIREGDLNGDGALNQTEFCVLMVRLSPEMMEDAETWLGKAISQEIRNHDHASLP comes from the coding sequence ATGGAGCCACAAAGTAAGAAATCTTGTATACGAGAAACTACTGCGAAGATGGAGACCAAATACGAAGATATGTTACCGATCATGGCAGAGAAAATGGACGTGGAAGAGTTTGTATCAGAGTTATGCAAAGGATTCAGTTTGCTAGCTGATCCTGAGAGACATGTGATCACAGCTGAGAGTCTAAGGAGAAACTCGGGGGTACTTGGGATTGAAGGAATGAGCAAGGACGATGCAGAAGGGATGATTAGAGAAGGAGACCTGAACGGTGATGGAGCTCTTAACCAAACCGAGTTCTGCGTTCTCATGGTTCGGTTAAGCCCTGAAATGATGGAAGATGCAGAAACTTGGCTGGGGAAAGCGATCAGTCAAGAAATCCGCAATCACGACCACGCTTCTCTGCCTTGA
- the LOC106329979 gene encoding uncharacterized protein LOC106329979: MEIARQRREVEQHAHLQRLGFDMENLPQDGEAQGGNGPRADPFRPQRQPQHPQRQAPVENNNFEIKSGLLNTIENNKYHGLAAEDPFDHLYKFDKYCGLSKTNGVSEDAFKLKLFPFSLGDKAHHWEKTLPSDTVTTWKECKRAFLDKFFSTSRTAKIRNEISGFQQKGTESKESLLSTFYRGALPQCRNRLDTASNGFFLGRTEEEAEELVENMAKSDSVYSEEHDRVNKSDDQQTKKEIKSLQEKMDLLLSNQAKQEQMNFVGGPIQEVSPKINEEPNFQYNKYQQRSYSNNQKGGYQQKQNTQQGSYQPRQNTPPGFNNNNNQSTQAQGSSSQAPASAKNEKTMGYEFKNIHSKIDGSYNELNNKIRHLENQFASMNSQPNCQHGSLPGKPEQNPKEAMKAITLRSGRELPPRVLTKDGEKQGGEVAINIDDEVVIVDEKVDEEILEKIVEAKGKGKVGEGKRTVKHGETATPTKESSFVPPPYEPQLPFPGRFKRQLLEKYKALFEKQMSEVQVTMPIIDAFMLVPQYNKFLKDVVAAKKKEIDGMMILSHECSAIIQRLDVPRKLEDPGCFTLPCALGPMVFERCLSDLGATVNLMPLSIAKKLGFNQYKKYRLSLVLTDRSVKITVGILEDLPVMVGNFEVPTDFVVLEMGEEAKDPLILGRPFLATAGAVVNNQVFYIDEMDALADELLEELALEDSLQHALTIEREVQVIENKESDAYVKMLDSHKGISGEEQNEEL, from the exons ATGGAGATAGCAAGACAAAGAAGAGAAGTAGAGCAACATGCTCACTTGCAAAGGTTGGGGTTTGATATGGAGAATCTGCCTCAAGATGGTGAAGCCCAAGGAGGCAATGGTCCAAGAGCTGATCCTTTTAGACCACAGCGCCAGCCACAACATCCACAGCGCCAAGCTC CTGTGGAGAACAACAACTTCGAGATCAAGTCAGGGCTGCTCAACACTATAGAGAACAACAAGTATCATGGTCTTGCTGCTGAAGACCCTTTTGATCACTTGTACAAGTTTGACAAGTATTGTGGCTTGTCAAAGACAAATGGTGTTTCTGAAGATGCTTTCAAGTTGAAGCTGTTCCCTTTCTCTTTGGGGGATAAGGCACATCATTGGGAGAAGACTCTTCCAAGTGACACTGTCACTACTTGGAAAGAGTGCAAGAGAGCTTTTCTAGACAAGTTCTTCTCTACCTCAAGGACAGCTAAGATCAGGAACGAAATCTCCGGGTTTCAACAGAAAGGAACAGAAAG CAAGGAGAGCTTGCTTAGCACCTTCTATAGGGGAGCTCTACCACAATGCAGGAACAGGCTTGATACTGCCAGCAATGGTTTCTTCTTGGGGAGAACCGAGGAAGAGGCAGAGGAACTGGTAGAGAACATGGCTAAGAGTGACTCAGTCTACAGCGAGGAGCATGATAGAGTCAACAAAAGTGATGATCAGCAGACAAAGAAAGAGATCAAGTCCTTGCAAGAGAAGATGGACTTGCTTCTTTCCAACCAAGCTAAGCAAGAGCAGATGAACTTTGTGGGTGGTCCTATTCAAGAGGTTTCCCCCAAGATCAATGAG GAGCCTAACTTTCAGTACAACAAGTACCAGCAAAGGTCCTACTCTAACAACCAGAAAGGAGGATACCAGCAGAAGCAAAACACCCAGCAAGGGAGCTATCAGCCTAGGCAAAACACCCCTCCTGGTTTCAACAATAACAACAATCAGTCTACTCAAGCTCAAGGAAGTTCTTCACAAGCTCCAGCTTCA GCCAAGAATGAGAAGACAATGGGTTATGAGTTCAAGAATATTCACTCCAAGATTGATGGAAGTTACAATGAGCTCAACAACAAGATCCGACATTTGGAGAATCAGTTTGCTTCAATGAACTCTCAGCCTAATTGCCAACATGGATCATTACCTGGAAAGCCAGAGCAAAACCCCAAGGAAGCAATGAAGGCAATCACCCTAAGGAGTGGTAGAGAGTTGCCTCCAAGAGTTCTCACCAAGGATGGTGAAAAACAAGGTGGGGAGGTGGCTATCAACATTGATGATGAAGTAGTGATTGTAGATGAGAAGGTTGATGAAGAGATTCTAGAAAAGATTGTGGAAGCTAAGGGTAAAGGAAAAGTTGGAGAAGGGAAGAGGACAGTGAAACATGGTGAAACTGCTACTCCAACAAAGGAATCCTCTTTCGTTCCTCCTCCCTATGAGCCACAGCTACCATTCCCTGGAAGATTCAAGAGACAGCTATTGGAGAAGTACAAGGCCCTCTTTGAGAAACAAATGAGTGAAGTTCAGGTCACAATGCCCATCATTGATGCTTTTATGTTGGTCCCTCAATACAACAAGTTCTTGAAAGATGTTGTGGCTGCAAAAAAGAAAGAGATCGATGGCATGATGATCCTTTCTCACGAGTGCAGCGCTATTATCCAAAGATTAGATGTTCCAAGGAAGCTAGAGGATCCAGGGTGTTTCACCTTACCTTGTGCTCTAGGACCTATGGTGTTTGAGCGGTGTCTAAGTGATCTTGGGGCTACTGTCAACTTGATGCCTTTGTCTATTGCAAAGAAGCTTGGATTCAATCAATACAAGAAGTATAGACTCTCTTTGGTGTTGACTGATAGATCAGTGAAGATCACTGTCGGTATCCTAGAAGACCTTCCCGTGATGGTTGGTAACTTTGAGGTCCCTACTGATTTTGTTGTGTTGGAGATGGGTGAGGAAGCCAAAGACCCTTTGATCCTTGGAAGACCATTCTTAGCTACAGCAGGAGCTGTTGTGAAT AACCAAGTTTTCTACATTGATGAAATGGATGCTCTAGCTGATGAGCTTCTAGAGGAGTTGGCACTTGAAGATTCTCTACAACATGCCTTAACAATTGAGAGAGAAGTCCAAGTGATTGAGAACAAGGAAAGTGATGCCTATGTGAAGATGCTGGATTCTCACAAGGGGATTAGTGGTGAAGAACAGAATGAGGAGCTTTAA
- the LOC106334105 gene encoding mini-chromosome maintenance complex-binding protein-like, whose protein sequence is MNAISSCYDHASSLGKDRGIADLFRHYFSDESSISQDCSTWKTNKYINVSQFPGGSSSEMKIGSVAYCIVFQSEDRISGLNVLLRS, encoded by the exons ATGAATGCTATTTCTTCATGCTACGATCATGCGTCGTCTCTCGGAAAAGACCGGGGCATAGCTGATTTGTTCCGTCATTACTTCTCGGACGAATCATCAATCTCCCAG GATTGTTCAACATGGAAGACGAATAAGTACATTAATGTCTCACAGTTTCCTGGCGGTTCTTCCTCTGAAATGAAAATTGGGAGTGTCGCTTACTGTATTGTGTTCCA GTCCGAGGACAGAATCAGTGGACTGAATGTTCTTCTGAGAAGCTGA